The Acinetobacter defluvii genome includes a region encoding these proteins:
- a CDS encoding DUF4440 domain-containing protein, whose protein sequence is MALNKEAAIQSTYTLHELIQAVFNAKGTDAQLAELVEYFTQDFEMVGAAGKRIQYEQVVQLFKNNQGNIADLKIVISDAEIVMQKDDAILMNYTETHHKDAGVTSRRASVLLVEQNGKMYWRYLQETFLA, encoded by the coding sequence ATGGCTCTAAATAAAGAAGCAGCAATTCAAAGTACTTACACTTTACATGAATTGATTCAAGCGGTATTTAATGCAAAAGGTACGGATGCACAACTTGCCGAACTGGTAGAATATTTCACACAAGACTTTGAGATGGTGGGTGCAGCAGGTAAACGTATTCAATATGAACAGGTTGTGCAGTTGTTTAAAAATAACCAAGGCAATATTGCTGATTTAAAAATTGTCATTTCTGATGCAGAAATTGTAATGCAAAAAGATGATGCAATTTTGATGAATTATACTGAAACCCATCACAAAGATGCAGGTGTAACCAGTCGTCGTGCTTCAGTTTTGTTGGTGGAGCAGAATGGGAAAATGTACTGGCGTTATCTACAAGAAACTTTCTTAGCTTAA